A region of the Arthrobacter sp. FW306-07-I genome:
TTCACCTCAATCAACGGTGAGCTCTGGCTCACGAAGGAACCCATGGACGCGACAGACAGCGGGCCCCGCATTGAGCACCTGGACACGGTGTACAAATGAGCCGTTTCGTCCTCCTCTCCCCCAACGCCGAGTTCGACCAGAAGCTGCGTACCGCCGTCGCCCATGGCCTGCGCGGCACCGTGCAGACCATCGCCAGTGACATCCTCCCCGCAGGCCCGGCGGAACTGTTCGGCCTCCTCAACCAGGAGCAGCCCGAAGTCCTGATCATCGGCCCGGACGTTCCTTATGAAGAGGCACTCCGGTTCGCCAAGGTCTTTGACGTCCAGCTCCCCGGCCTCAGCCTGGTCCTGGTCAGCGACGTGGACCCGGACTTCCTGCTGCACGCCATGCGCGCCGGCATCCGCGACATCCTCAGCCCGCAGGCCGACCCGGCTGAAATCAGAGTGCTGCTGGAACGCGCCTGCCAGTCCTTCGCCACCCGCCACCGCGGCCCCGAGCAGCAGCAGGCGGAGAACGGCAGGGGCCTGGTCATCGGCGTCTTCTCCCCCAAGGGCGGCGTGGGCAAAACCACCCTGGCCACCAACATCGCCATCGGCCTGGGCCAGATCGCGCCCATGAGCGTGGTGATCGTTGACCTGGACCTGCAGTTCGGGGACGTCGCCTCCGGCCTCTACCTCAACCCGCAGCACACGGTCACGGACGCCGTCACCCCGGCGGCAGCCCAGGATCCGCTGGTCCTCAAGGCCTTCCTCACCGTGCACCCGGCCGGCATCTACGCCCTGTGCGCCCCGCCCAACCCGGTGGACGCGGACCACATCTCCCCGGAACAGGTCAGCCATCTGCTGGAGCAGCTGGCGCAGGAATTCCAGTACGTGGTGATCGACACCGCCCCCGGCATGCCGGAAATCGGCCTCGCCGCCATGGAGCAGTGCACGGACGTGGTCTGGGTCAGCGCCATGGACATCCCCAGCCTGCGCGGCCTCCGCTCCGGCCTGGAGGTCCTCCGCCAACTCGACATCATGCCCGAATCCCGCCACGTGGTCCTGAACATGGCCGACGCCAAAGCCGGCCTGAACGTCCGGGACGTCGAATCCACCATCGGCGCGCCCGTGGACGTCAGCGTTCCCCGCTCACGCGCCGTGGCACTGTCCACCAACCGCGGCATCCCCGTCCTCCAGGAATCGAAGAAGGACCCCGCCGTCAAAAGCCTCCGCCATCTGGTGGAGCGCTTCAACCCGGCTTGGCGCGCCCAGGCGCAGCGGAAGCTTCACCGAAGGGTGGTTATCTGATGAAACTCTCCGAACGAATCAACGCGGTCCAGTCGCGCAATCAGGCCGCATCTCCGGGCACGGGCACCGGCACAGCCCTCCTCGAGGCGCCTCGTCCGGCGCCCGCTCCTTTGCCGTCCCCGGCGGAAAGCGCCGAGCGGCAGCTTCCGGCACATGCCGCCGTCGTACATTCAACGCACGACGCCGTCGCGCAGCAGGTGCCCACGGCACCGAAGGTGGACGTCTTCGCAGCCATGAAGGACAGGGCGGCCACCGCGCTTTTCGAGCGCATGGGAACGCGCTTCAACGACGCCGCGGTAACAGAGCAGGAACTGCGGAGCACCGCCAAGGAGGAGCTCACCCGCATCATCGATGCCGAGCAGGTGCCGCTGACCCCCGAGGAACGCACCCGCCTGGTCCGCGACGTTGCCGATGACGTGCTCGGCTACGGTCCCCTCCAGCGCCTGCTGGACGATCCCGCCGTCACGGAAATCATGGTCAACCGCATGGACCAGATCTACGTGGAACGCAAGGGCAAGCTCACGCTCACCGAGTCCCGTTTCAGCTCCGAGGAGCACCTGCGCAAGGTCATCGAACGCATCGTGTCCAAGGTGGGCCGCCGCATCGACGAGTCCTCGCCGCTGGTGGACGCGCGCCTTGAGGACGGATCCCGTGTCAACGCGGTCATCCCGCCGCTGGCCGTGGGAGGTTCCTCGCTGACCATCCGAAAGTTCAGCAAGACCCCACTGACGGTCCGCAACCTGATCGATTTCGGCACGCTGACGCCGGAAATGGCCGAACTGTTGAACGCCTGCGTCAAAGCGAAGCTGAACATCATCGTCTCCGGCGGTACCGGCACGGGAAAGACCACGCTGCTCAACGTCCTGTCCTCATTCCTGCCGCACGACGAACGCATTGTCACCATCGAGGACGCCGTGGAGCTGCAGATCCAGCAGGACCATGTGGTCCGGCTGGAGAGCCGGCCGCCCAACACCGAAGGCAAGGGCGCGGTGACCATCCGGGAGCTCCTCCGCAACTCCCTCCGTATGCGTCCGGACCGGATCGTGGTGGGTGAGGTCCGTGGCGGCGAATCGCTGGACATGCTGCAGGCCATGAACACCGGCCACGACGGCTCCCTTTCCACCGTGCACTCCAACTCCCCGCGTGACGCGGTGGCCCGCCTGGAAACCCTGGTGCTGATGGCCGGCATGGACCTGCCGCTGCGCGCCATCCGGGAGCAGATCGCCTCTGCCGTGAACCTCATCGTCCAGATTTCCAGGCTCCGCGACGGGTCCCGGCGCATCACCCACGTAACGGAGGTGCAGGGCATGGAAGGCGACATCGTCACCCTCCAGGATGCCTTCGTGTTCGACTACTCTGCGGGCGTGGACGCTCAGGGACGGTTCCTTGGCCGTCCGGTTGCCACGGGCATCCGGCCGCGGTTCATCGACAGGTTCGAGGACTTGGGCATCCACGTGTCCCCCGAAGTGTTTGCCACCCCGCTGGGCCCGGGCGCGAAGTAGGGACTGAGCCATGATCATCGCCATCGGAAGCGTCATCCTCCTGGCAGCCATCTGCCTGCTCGGGGTCGCCGTGCTCCTGCCAAGCGCGCCCTCAGTGCCGCTGGACCGCCGTCGTCCGTTTGAACCCGAGCCGCCTTCCTCCCTGTCCCGCCTGGCGCTGTCCGGGGTCAGGTCATTCGAACGGCTGCTCGACGGGCGCAACGTCAAACTGTTCTCCCGCGTCGAACTCGAGAACGCCGGCCTGCGCCTGAGCCAGGCAGAATTCTTCCTGCTGGTCGGCATCGGCGCTTGCGTCGGGATGCTGGTGGGCACTGTCACCGTGGGTCCTTTGGTGGGACTGCTGCTCGCCCTGCTCGCCCCGTTCGTGGGCAAACTGGTCCTCGGTTTCCTGGCCGGCAAGCGCCGCACCGCCTTCGACGGGCAGCTGGGCGACACACTGCAGCTGCTCTCCGGCGGCCTGCGGGCCGGCCACAGCATCCTGCGCGCCATCGACGCAGCGGCGGCTGAGTCCCAGAAGCCGACGTCCGAGGAGATGCGGCGGGTGATCACCGAAACCAGCCTGGGCCGCGACCTGCTCGCCGCCCTCAATGACACCGCCGATCGGATGAAGAACGAGGACTTCGTCTGGATCTCGCAGGCCATCCAGATCAACCGCGAAGTGGGCGGGAACCTGGCCGAGGTGCTGGACCAGGTCAACGAGACCATCCGCGAGCGCGCGGAAATCAAGGGGCACATCAAGGCGCTTGCGGCGGAAGGCAAATTCTCCGCGTATATCCTGATCGCCATGCCGTTCGGCATCGTGGCCATGCTGCTCGCCGTGAGCCCGAGCTACATGAACTCGATGTTCACCCATCCCCTGGGCTGGGTAATGATCGGC
Encoded here:
- a CDS encoding AAA family ATPase, whose amino-acid sequence is MSRFVLLSPNAEFDQKLRTAVAHGLRGTVQTIASDILPAGPAELFGLLNQEQPEVLIIGPDVPYEEALRFAKVFDVQLPGLSLVLVSDVDPDFLLHAMRAGIRDILSPQADPAEIRVLLERACQSFATRHRGPEQQQAENGRGLVIGVFSPKGGVGKTTLATNIAIGLGQIAPMSVVIVDLDLQFGDVASGLYLNPQHTVTDAVTPAAAQDPLVLKAFLTVHPAGIYALCAPPNPVDADHISPEQVSHLLEQLAQEFQYVVIDTAPGMPEIGLAAMEQCTDVVWVSAMDIPSLRGLRSGLEVLRQLDIMPESRHVVLNMADAKAGLNVRDVESTIGAPVDVSVPRSRAVALSTNRGIPVLQESKKDPAVKSLRHLVERFNPAWRAQAQRKLHRRVVI
- a CDS encoding CpaF family protein, coding for MKLSERINAVQSRNQAASPGTGTGTALLEAPRPAPAPLPSPAESAERQLPAHAAVVHSTHDAVAQQVPTAPKVDVFAAMKDRAATALFERMGTRFNDAAVTEQELRSTAKEELTRIIDAEQVPLTPEERTRLVRDVADDVLGYGPLQRLLDDPAVTEIMVNRMDQIYVERKGKLTLTESRFSSEEHLRKVIERIVSKVGRRIDESSPLVDARLEDGSRVNAVIPPLAVGGSSLTIRKFSKTPLTVRNLIDFGTLTPEMAELLNACVKAKLNIIVSGGTGTGKTTLLNVLSSFLPHDERIVTIEDAVELQIQQDHVVRLESRPPNTEGKGAVTIRELLRNSLRMRPDRIVVGEVRGGESLDMLQAMNTGHDGSLSTVHSNSPRDAVARLETLVLMAGMDLPLRAIREQIASAVNLIVQISRLRDGSRRITHVTEVQGMEGDIVTLQDAFVFDYSAGVDAQGRFLGRPVATGIRPRFIDRFEDLGIHVSPEVFATPLGPGAK
- a CDS encoding type II secretion system F family protein, whose protein sequence is MIIAIGSVILLAAICLLGVAVLLPSAPSVPLDRRRPFEPEPPSSLSRLALSGVRSFERLLDGRNVKLFSRVELENAGLRLSQAEFFLLVGIGACVGMLVGTVTVGPLVGLLLALLAPFVGKLVLGFLAGKRRTAFDGQLGDTLQLLSGGLRAGHSILRAIDAAAAESQKPTSEEMRRVITETSLGRDLLAALNDTADRMKNEDFVWISQAIQINREVGGNLAEVLDQVNETIRERAEIKGHIKALAAEGKFSAYILIAMPFGIVAMLLAVSPSYMNSMFTHPLGWVMIGASFVLMTIGALWMRKIIDLKF